One genomic window of Nicotiana sylvestris chromosome 10, ASM39365v2, whole genome shotgun sequence includes the following:
- the LOC104212840 gene encoding uncharacterized protein isoform X2, translating to MSVPGASNTVLESVVTYSRMSMIQLLGKVPAQAASSQTAEEMALLAYNRALKLSKPGSPVLGVGFTGALASARPKRGDHRFHLSTRTSNRLWSSTVTLTKGLRTREQEDGVSSQYLIKAIANASKVPGTFVPDLTESEVPDEYERQFDEDEELEQLLTGTICFKMYPFSSDTSDAQRKIILSGSFNPLHDGHIKLLEIATSICGGGYPCFELSAVNADKPPLAISQIKDRVKQFEKVGKTVIVSNQPYFYKKAELFPGSAFVIGADTVARLVHPKYYGDDYGKMLEILLGCKNTGCTFLVGGRNVNGTFKVLEDFDIPAELKDMFVPIPVDKFRVDISSTEIRKSKGLLLHIRHHSLHHIRRHNYRCFDKSSSTDFLSPKMSFSYQVRKGVDGF from the exons ATGTCAGTTCCAGGAGCATCGAATACTGTGCTTGAATCCGTagttacttattccagaatgtcTATGATTCAATTACTCGGCAAG GTTCCTGCTCAAGCAGCTAGTTCGCAAACGGCTGAAGAAATGGCATTGTTGGCTTATAATAGAGCATTAAAGCTTTCTAAACCAG GTTCACCAGTTTTAGGTGTGGGTTTTACTGGTGCCTTGGCTAGTGCACGCCCAAAACGTGGAGATCATAG GTTTCACTTGTCAACCAGAACGTCTAACCGACTTTGGTCCTCAACTGTTACTTTAACTAAG GGGCTGCGGACTCGTGAGCAGGAAGATGGAGTCTCAAGTCAATACTTAATCAAG GCAATTGCAAATGCTAGCAAGGTTCCAGGAACTTTTGTTCCAGACTTGACTGAATCAGAAGTTCCAGATGAATATGAAAGGCAGTTTGATGAAGATGAAGAGCTAGAGCAACTTCTCACTGGGACTATATGCTTCAAAATGTATCCATTCTCAAGCG ACACGTCCGATGCACAAAGGAAAATAATTCTATCTGGTTCCTTTAATCCATTGCATGATGGTCACATTAAGCTCTTGGAAATTGCAACTAG CATTTGTGGTGGTGGATATCCATGCTTTGAGTTGTCAGCTGTCAATGCAGACAAACCTCCATTGGCAATATCTCAGATCAAAGATCGTGTTAAGCAATTTGAAAAAGTTG GAAAGACGGTGATAGTGTCGAACCAGCCATATTTTTACAAGAAAGCAGAACTTTTTCCTGGCAGCGCTTTTGTCATTGGTGCTGACACAGTTGCAAGACTTGTACAT CCAAAGTATTATGGTGATGACTATGGAAAGATGTTGGAGATACTTCTGGGATGTAAAAACACAGGATGTACTTTTCTGGTTGGTGGTCGAAATGTTAATGGAACTTTCAAG GTTCTTGAGGATTTCGACATTCCAGCAGAGCTGAAAGACATGTTTGTGCCTATACCGGTCGACAAATTCCGCGTGGATATATCCTCCACTGAAATCCGGAAGAGTAAAGGACTTTT GCTCCACATCCGGCACCACAGCCTGCACCACATCCGGCGCCATAATTATCG GTGTTTTGATAAGAGCAGTTCTACTGACTTCTTATCACCAAAAATGAGTTTCTCTTATCAAGTTAGGAAAGGAGTTGATGGCTTTTAA
- the LOC104212840 gene encoding uncharacterized protein isoform X1, whose product MADSCLRALVEAIHSSPTQAVIYLSGGASQALGWLMSVPGASNTVLESVVTYSRMSMIQLLGKVPAQAASSQTAEEMALLAYNRALKLSKPGSPVLGVGFTGALASARPKRGDHRFHLSTRTSNRLWSSTVTLTKGLRTREQEDGVSSQYLIKAIANASKVPGTFVPDLTESEVPDEYERQFDEDEELEQLLTGTICFKMYPFSSDTSDAQRKIILSGSFNPLHDGHIKLLEIATSICGGGYPCFELSAVNADKPPLAISQIKDRVKQFEKVGKTVIVSNQPYFYKKAELFPGSAFVIGADTVARLVHPKYYGDDYGKMLEILLGCKNTGCTFLVGGRNVNGTFKVLEDFDIPAELKDMFVPIPVDKFRVDISSTEIRKSKGLLLHIRHHSLHHIRRHNYRCFDKSSSTDFLSPKMSFSYQVRKGVDGF is encoded by the exons ATGGCGGATAGTTGCCTTCGAGCTCTAGTGGAAGCCATACATTCCTCTCCTACTCAAGCTGTCATTTATCTCTCCGGCGGTGCCTCTCAG GCGTTGGGGTGGTTGATGTCAGTTCCAGGAGCATCGAATACTGTGCTTGAATCCGTagttacttattccagaatgtcTATGATTCAATTACTCGGCAAG GTTCCTGCTCAAGCAGCTAGTTCGCAAACGGCTGAAGAAATGGCATTGTTGGCTTATAATAGAGCATTAAAGCTTTCTAAACCAG GTTCACCAGTTTTAGGTGTGGGTTTTACTGGTGCCTTGGCTAGTGCACGCCCAAAACGTGGAGATCATAG GTTTCACTTGTCAACCAGAACGTCTAACCGACTTTGGTCCTCAACTGTTACTTTAACTAAG GGGCTGCGGACTCGTGAGCAGGAAGATGGAGTCTCAAGTCAATACTTAATCAAG GCAATTGCAAATGCTAGCAAGGTTCCAGGAACTTTTGTTCCAGACTTGACTGAATCAGAAGTTCCAGATGAATATGAAAGGCAGTTTGATGAAGATGAAGAGCTAGAGCAACTTCTCACTGGGACTATATGCTTCAAAATGTATCCATTCTCAAGCG ACACGTCCGATGCACAAAGGAAAATAATTCTATCTGGTTCCTTTAATCCATTGCATGATGGTCACATTAAGCTCTTGGAAATTGCAACTAG CATTTGTGGTGGTGGATATCCATGCTTTGAGTTGTCAGCTGTCAATGCAGACAAACCTCCATTGGCAATATCTCAGATCAAAGATCGTGTTAAGCAATTTGAAAAAGTTG GAAAGACGGTGATAGTGTCGAACCAGCCATATTTTTACAAGAAAGCAGAACTTTTTCCTGGCAGCGCTTTTGTCATTGGTGCTGACACAGTTGCAAGACTTGTACAT CCAAAGTATTATGGTGATGACTATGGAAAGATGTTGGAGATACTTCTGGGATGTAAAAACACAGGATGTACTTTTCTGGTTGGTGGTCGAAATGTTAATGGAACTTTCAAG GTTCTTGAGGATTTCGACATTCCAGCAGAGCTGAAAGACATGTTTGTGCCTATACCGGTCGACAAATTCCGCGTGGATATATCCTCCACTGAAATCCGGAAGAGTAAAGGACTTTT GCTCCACATCCGGCACCACAGCCTGCACCACATCCGGCGCCATAATTATCG GTGTTTTGATAAGAGCAGTTCTACTGACTTCTTATCACCAAAAATGAGTTTCTCTTATCAAGTTAGGAAAGGAGTTGATGGCTTTTAA
- the LOC104212841 gene encoding reticulon-like protein B9, with amino-acid sequence MPIYSSDSDDLRPSSSAPLRRFFTHEKPMHAILGGGKVADILLWRDRTLTASILMGFTIIWSLFEVMEYNFVTLLCHISMILMLILFIWSMGAGFVDWSPPDFRAIMISDSTFRWLCGKFNSILVKIYEISSGKDLRTFFLAITFLWILSVIGNYFSSLNLLYLGFMCLATLPALYERYQNEVDYLVSQGNQDMKKLYKKFDTEVLNKIPRGPVKQRKKY; translated from the exons ATGCCTATCTATTCTTCTGATTCTGATGACCTACGCCCTTCATCTTCAGCACCTCTAAGAAGATTTTTTACTCATGAAAAACCCATGCATGCAATTCTTGGAGGAGGAAAAG TTGCGGACATATTATTATGGAGGGACAGGACGTTAACAGCTTCAATATTAATGGGATTCACAATAATTTGGTCCCTTTTTGAAGTTATGGAATACAATTTTGTAACTCTATTGTGTCACATTTCCATGATCTTGATGTTAATTCTCTTCATTTGGTCTATGGGAGCTGGATTTGTTGACTG GAGTCCTCCCGATTTTCGGGCAATTATGATTTCAGATTCAACATTCAGATGGTTATGTGGGAAATTCAACTCTATTTTAGTGAAAATCTATGAGATTTCATCTGGGAAAGATTTAAGAACATTTTTCCTG GCAATCACTTTCCTATGGATATTATCAGTTATTGGAAATTACTTCAGCTCTCTGAATCTATTGTACTTAG GTTTTATGTGTTTGGCAACATTACCAGCTCTGTATGAAAGGTATCAAAATGAGGTGGATTATCTAGTAAGCCAAGGTAACCAAGATATGAAGAAACTATACAAGAAATTTGATACAGAAGTTCTTAACAAGATTCCAAGAGGACCTGTCAAGCAAAGGAAAAAGTATTGA